From the Marinomonas sp. THO17 genome, one window contains:
- a CDS encoding ATP-binding protein: protein MKNTFLRVFLVVLLSNIVVVSIGLSVVQIVQKQNQVSADLLGDVGVQLVSSYEQFGIAVLEKETAQAEKRLSGSIYLYQENGKPLLKALPRNFREQNSADANGQPSADFLHSQFIQVIGGNNVQYLLIFKPNPELNSLAPEAVVGFSLLGLLVSSGVLAYWLLGPLLKLQRVARSFGHGEMSVRVENKLARRSDAVGKLAREFNEMAERIETLLSSKERLMRDVSHELRTPLARIEVALTIAEDKHGMDIQKNYLCRIRDELHELDELIGQVLTLSRLEAAALVKESMDVQVWLDEIVADVNFESQLKGISVTKTGRLPKTLIGDPLQLRHAIENVLRNACFYTGKGGMVEVVTDEKAGEAFICVRDNGPGVDEEKLEKIFHAFYRSSEAREANSGGFGVGLTISQRIIRAHKGKITAKNRPEGGLEVCFCLPMK from the coding sequence ATGAAAAACACTTTTCTGCGCGTGTTTCTTGTCGTGCTGCTTTCCAATATTGTGGTTGTCAGCATTGGTTTGAGCGTGGTTCAAATTGTTCAAAAACAAAATCAAGTATCTGCAGACTTATTGGGGGATGTGGGTGTCCAGCTCGTGTCCAGTTATGAGCAATTTGGTATTGCGGTGTTGGAAAAAGAAACAGCGCAAGCGGAGAAGCGTTTATCTGGTTCCATTTATTTGTATCAGGAAAATGGTAAGCCTTTATTGAAAGCCTTACCACGTAATTTTCGTGAGCAAAATTCGGCGGATGCGAATGGACAACCATCTGCGGACTTTCTACACAGCCAATTCATTCAAGTGATTGGTGGCAATAATGTTCAGTATTTGTTGATTTTTAAGCCCAATCCTGAGCTAAACTCCTTGGCTCCTGAGGCTGTGGTAGGCTTCTCCCTATTAGGTTTGTTGGTATCCAGCGGTGTATTGGCCTATTGGTTGCTTGGTCCCTTGCTTAAGTTGCAGCGTGTTGCTCGATCTTTTGGTCATGGTGAAATGTCCGTGCGGGTCGAGAATAAATTGGCGCGCCGGAGTGATGCGGTAGGTAAATTGGCGCGTGAGTTCAATGAGATGGCGGAACGTATTGAAACCTTGTTGTCTTCTAAAGAGCGCTTGATGCGTGATGTGTCGCATGAATTGCGTACCCCTTTAGCCCGAATCGAGGTGGCGTTAACCATCGCAGAAGATAAGCATGGCATGGATATTCAGAAAAATTACCTGTGTCGTATCCGTGATGAATTGCATGAATTAGACGAATTGATTGGTCAAGTGCTGACCCTGAGTCGTTTGGAAGCTGCGGCATTGGTTAAGGAAAGCATGGACGTGCAGGTGTGGTTGGATGAGATAGTAGCTGATGTGAATTTTGAAAGTCAGTTAAAAGGTATCTCCGTCACCAAAACGGGACGATTGCCTAAGACCTTGATAGGTGATCCGCTGCAATTGCGACATGCGATTGAGAATGTGCTGCGCAATGCCTGCTTTTATACAGGGAAAGGTGGCATGGTTGAAGTAGTTACAGATGAGAAGGCAGGTGAAGCCTTTATTTGTGTTAGAGATAATGGCCCTGGTGTGGATGAAGAGAAGTTAGAGAAGATCTTTCATGCTTTTTATCGTTCTTCTGAAGCAAGGGAAGCTAATAGTGGTGGTTTTGGTGTTGGATTGACTATTTCCCAGCGTATCATTCGTGCCCATAAAGGGAAGATTACTGCTAAAAATCGCCCAGAGGGAGGCTTGGAGGTTTGTTTTTGTTTGCCAATGAAATAG
- a CDS encoding response regulator transcription factor — MMKLLLADDDARLSDLIKEYFDGEGYEVMHAWNGREALELMANDMPDIVILDVMMPELDGFETLKQIRNKSAVPVIMLTAKGDDIDRILGLEMGADDYLSKPFNPRELLARIKAILRRASQEKEDDPTADIELSGVLLRRKDRTVYLEGELVELTTSEYTLLECMLMAPGQVLTKQELSEKALGRKLTMYDRSLDMHISNLRKKIGSLENGDPRIKTVRGVGYIFVANDQGA; from the coding sequence ATGATGAAGTTGTTGCTGGCTGATGATGACGCTCGCTTATCGGATTTAATAAAAGAATATTTTGATGGTGAAGGCTATGAAGTGATGCATGCTTGGAATGGCCGTGAAGCCTTGGAGTTGATGGCAAATGACATGCCCGATATTGTGATTTTGGATGTCATGATGCCTGAGTTGGATGGCTTCGAAACCCTTAAACAAATCCGTAATAAGAGTGCGGTCCCGGTTATTATGTTGACAGCGAAAGGGGATGATATTGATCGTATTTTAGGTCTGGAAATGGGGGCAGACGATTATTTATCGAAGCCATTTAATCCACGTGAATTGTTGGCTCGTATAAAAGCAATTTTACGTCGCGCTAGCCAGGAAAAAGAAGACGATCCAACCGCAGATATTGAGTTGTCCGGTGTGTTGTTGCGCCGTAAAGATCGTACTGTTTATCTAGAAGGTGAACTGGTTGAATTAACAACCTCTGAATATACATTACTTGAATGTATGTTAATGGCACCAGGTCAAGTTTTAACCAAACAAGAATTGTCTGAGAAGGCATTGGGCCGTAAATTAACCATGTACGATCGTAGTTTGGATATGCATATTAGTAATTTGCGTAAAAAAATAGGTAGTTTGGAAAATGGTGATCCGAGAATTAAAACGGTTCGTGGTGTTGGGTATATTTTTGTCGCAAACGATCAAGGCGCTTAA
- a CDS encoding adenylosuccinate synthase, producing MGKNVVILGTQWGDEGKGKVVDLLTEDVAAVVRFQGGHNAGHTLVIDGKKTVLHLIPSGILRDGVQCIIGNGVVLSPAALQKEVLELQEQGVPAVDRLKVSAACPLILPYHIALDQAREQAKGEKKIGTTGRGIGPAYEDKVARRAIRVGDLLDAERFASKLKEVLEYYNFVLTQYHNVEAISYDEVYAEGLQMAEFLRPMVADTINLLHDLRKAGANIMFEGAQGSLLDVDHGTYPYVTSSNTTAGGAPAGTGFGPLYLDYVLGITKAYTTRVGSGPFPTELFCENGQRLGERGHEFGATTGRSRRCGWFDAVALRHAVQINSVSGICLTKLDVLDGFETVKVCIGYTDGQGNPVAGSLVDSEGYEQAEPTYVELPGWSESTVGAESFDALPKNAQDYILYLEKQVGVPVDIISTGPDRNETIVLRDPFKQ from the coding sequence ATGGGTAAAAACGTTGTTATTCTGGGCACACAATGGGGTGACGAGGGCAAGGGTAAGGTGGTTGACCTGCTTACTGAAGATGTTGCTGCCGTTGTGCGTTTTCAAGGTGGTCATAATGCGGGACATACCTTGGTAATCGACGGAAAGAAAACTGTTCTACACTTGATTCCTTCGGGTATCTTGCGAGATGGCGTACAGTGTATCATTGGTAATGGTGTGGTGTTATCGCCAGCGGCGTTGCAAAAAGAAGTGCTTGAGCTTCAAGAGCAAGGTGTGCCTGCGGTTGATCGTCTAAAAGTGAGTGCGGCTTGTCCATTGATTTTGCCATATCATATTGCCCTTGACCAAGCTCGTGAGCAAGCGAAAGGCGAGAAGAAAATTGGTACGACGGGGCGTGGTATCGGTCCTGCGTATGAAGACAAAGTGGCTCGAAGAGCCATTCGTGTTGGTGATTTATTGGATGCAGAGCGCTTTGCCAGCAAGTTGAAAGAAGTGTTGGAATACTACAACTTCGTTTTGACTCAATATCACAATGTTGAAGCCATTTCTTATGATGAGGTTTACGCGGAAGGTCTGCAAATGGCAGAGTTTCTTCGTCCTATGGTGGCAGATACCATCAACTTGTTGCACGATCTGCGTAAAGCGGGTGCGAACATCATGTTTGAAGGTGCTCAAGGTTCCTTGTTGGATGTGGATCATGGTACATATCCATATGTGACTTCTTCTAATACAACGGCAGGTGGCGCACCAGCAGGTACGGGGTTTGGTCCTTTGTATCTGGATTATGTTTTGGGAATTACTAAAGCTTATACAACTCGTGTTGGTTCTGGCCCTTTCCCAACAGAATTATTCTGCGAAAATGGTCAGCGTTTAGGTGAACGTGGTCATGAGTTTGGTGCAACAACAGGGCGTTCACGTCGTTGTGGTTGGTTTGATGCTGTGGCATTACGTCATGCGGTGCAAATCAACTCTGTATCGGGTATCTGTTTAACTAAACTGGATGTTCTGGATGGCTTCGAAACAGTAAAAGTCTGTATTGGTTATACGGATGGACAAGGTAATCCTGTTGCCGGTTCTTTGGTGGACAGTGAGGGTTATGAACAAGCTGAACCAACTTATGTTGAGTTGCCAGGGTGGAGTGAATCCACTGTTGGTGCGGAAAGCTTTGATGCTTTGCCGAAAAACGCGCAAGATTATATTCTTTATTTAGAGAAACAAGTTGGTGTGCCGGTTGATATTATTTCAACTGGTCCAGATCGTAACGAAACTATTGTTTTACGTGATCCATTTAAACAATAA
- a CDS encoding ATP phosphoribosyltransferase regulatory subunit, whose product MTLADRWLLPEGVDEALPEQAAKIEHLRRTLLNLHQGWGYQLVIPPLLEYLDSLLTGAGSDLEIETFKVIDQLSGRLMGVRADFTSQVARIDAHCLKEEGVQRLSYCGSVLRTVPSGLDGTRCPIQLGAELYGHGGVESDIEVLSLMLQTLTVAGLSNLVLDLGHVDIVNGVVAACGLTSDQETKLADLYRAKDLPELERYVETLSLNAEQANWLIQLPRLCGGYEVLEKAEALLANISVPVKNAIALLQDMARSVENRFPAVGMHFDLSDLVSYSYHTGVVFAAYVPGHGNAIARGGRYNNIGHVFGRSRPATGFSTDVKALVSLSEVVVAKPKTVISPVSQDAKLWHKVNALRAEGYQVVEALEGDTAKEAQYQLVQMDGEWQMLPR is encoded by the coding sequence ATGACGTTAGCAGATCGCTGGTTACTTCCTGAGGGAGTGGACGAAGCTTTGCCTGAGCAGGCTGCTAAAATAGAACACCTAAGAAGAACTCTGCTTAATCTCCATCAAGGTTGGGGATACCAACTGGTAATACCTCCTCTATTAGAGTACCTAGATTCCTTATTAACGGGTGCTGGTTCAGATTTAGAAATTGAAACCTTCAAAGTTATCGATCAGTTGTCGGGTCGCCTCATGGGGGTGCGTGCCGACTTTACATCTCAAGTGGCGCGTATTGATGCGCACTGTCTAAAAGAAGAAGGTGTTCAGCGCTTGAGTTACTGCGGCAGTGTGTTGCGTACTGTGCCATCTGGTTTAGATGGCACTCGCTGTCCGATTCAATTGGGAGCAGAATTATACGGTCATGGTGGTGTTGAAAGTGATATCGAAGTGCTCTCTTTAATGCTACAGACCTTAACTGTAGCAGGTTTGTCAAATCTAGTGCTAGATCTTGGGCATGTTGACATCGTTAATGGCGTGGTGGCGGCCTGTGGTTTAACGTCAGACCAAGAAACTAAATTGGCTGATTTGTATCGTGCCAAAGATTTGCCTGAGCTTGAGCGTTATGTTGAAACCCTTTCATTAAATGCTGAGCAAGCAAACTGGTTAATTCAATTACCTCGTTTGTGTGGTGGTTATGAAGTGTTGGAAAAAGCGGAAGCTTTGTTGGCGAATATCTCAGTGCCAGTGAAAAATGCCATTGCGCTTTTGCAGGACATGGCAAGGTCTGTAGAAAACCGTTTCCCAGCAGTGGGAATGCATTTTGATTTAAGTGATTTGGTGTCTTATAGCTACCACACAGGTGTGGTATTCGCAGCTTATGTGCCGGGTCATGGTAATGCGATCGCTCGTGGTGGTCGTTATAACAACATTGGTCACGTGTTTGGTCGTTCGCGTCCAGCAACGGGTTTTAGTACCGATGTTAAGGCTTTGGTGAGCCTCAGTGAAGTGGTGGTAGCGAAACCAAAAACGGTGATTTCTCCTGTTAGTCAAGATGCCAAGCTTTGGCATAAGGTGAATGCACTTCGTGCTGAAGGTTATCAGGTGGTTGAAGCACTGGAGGGTGACACAGCCAAAGAGGCGCAATACCAGTTGGTGCAAATGGATGGCGAATGGCAAATGCTGCCACGTTAA
- a CDS encoding DUF2065 domain-containing protein, with product MQELLQSLLVGVSLLLIAEGILPFLAPHFWREIMARALASSDLNLRILGAVSMFLGVALLLLTRS from the coding sequence ATGCAGGAATTGTTGCAGTCGCTACTGGTTGGCGTCAGCCTTTTATTGATCGCCGAGGGGATTTTGCCTTTTCTCGCGCCGCATTTCTGGCGTGAAATTATGGCTCGAGCTCTAGCCAGCTCCGACCTCAATCTACGTATCCTAGGGGCGGTTAGTATGTTTCTTGGAGTAGCGCTTCTTTTGCTGACACGAAGCTAA